A portion of the Marinobacter alexandrii genome contains these proteins:
- a CDS encoding ABC transporter permease → MNNHPPKYFLRFFRWFCHPRLQKPIEGDLMELYEERVKELGPKKANRLFGKDVLLLFRKDIIRPSGGTYRLTNYGMFKNYFKTTIRSLTRQKLYAAINIGGLSLSIACVLLILSFIQYEFSYDRNFENHDKIYRVYNSPTGSDFLGKNINAITPLQLASALESECPEVNSATVFDWYKTLIGKSEDNLYYESGIFSDKHFFHVFPHDFVAGDSQTALEDPTSLVLTESLARKIFNHENAMGQQLIHGDQVYQVTGVIKDPPKNTSFPLEFVMNAEGENWYKESMNREKWRSNGYNTFFTLNEGSDLSLLESKMPKLLEKYWINLELYPQQYRFEALKDVHLQSEFNFDFAGKGSKKQLLLFSTIVLLILILALVNYTNLAVARSMSRSKEVGLRKTVGAGRGQLIFQFLFESTFLTFIAMIVALLITSVSLPIFGELLERPLQLEMEALVTAAPYLLGLVFFLGILSGYYPAFLTSRLQPINALKGKTKGLTKSRLQKWLIVGQYAVSIAMIICAIEANQQFQFIQDKDLGFQKENILTLRNRSREVTDNFEVLKSQWLNHPNILAVAGSQNLPINLRQGTVVNDDQGGDPNDDLHIYQMRAGYDFLDLYDIELLAGRGFSRELNDSLNLCIINETTAKAMGWTPNEAVGKRFTEDWDLKYREVIGVIKDFHMHSMHMEIEPMFIERRSARSFRYISLEIKPENLQETIAYLEETIKPYSSYPFDARLLSDRYDQLYAEDISQSKIFNFFTLLAIVIASLGLFGLATYTIHLRVKEVGIRKVLGASISSIVSLVSLDFLKLVGLGFLIAIPLAWMAVEEWLEDFSYHIAIQWWVFALSGIIAVIIACLTISAQSIKIALSDPAEILKDE, encoded by the coding sequence ATGAATAACCATCCGCCAAAATATTTCCTCCGCTTCTTCCGGTGGTTTTGTCACCCTCGATTGCAGAAACCTATCGAGGGTGATTTAATGGAACTGTATGAAGAGCGGGTAAAAGAACTAGGCCCGAAGAAGGCAAATCGCCTCTTTGGAAAAGATGTGCTTCTCCTATTCAGAAAAGACATCATCAGACCCTCAGGAGGCACTTACAGATTAACCAATTACGGAATGTTCAAGAACTATTTCAAAACCACAATACGAAGCTTAACGCGTCAGAAGCTATATGCAGCCATCAATATCGGTGGCTTGTCCCTTAGTATTGCTTGCGTACTCCTCATTCTATCGTTCATTCAGTATGAATTTTCTTACGATCGTAATTTTGAGAATCACGATAAGATCTACCGCGTCTACAATTCCCCAACAGGCAGTGATTTTCTGGGAAAAAACATAAATGCAATTACTCCGCTACAGCTTGCCTCCGCACTAGAGAGCGAATGTCCTGAAGTCAATAGCGCTACGGTATTTGATTGGTACAAGACGCTAATCGGGAAAAGTGAAGATAACCTTTACTATGAGTCCGGGATTTTTTCAGACAAACACTTTTTCCATGTGTTTCCACATGATTTCGTAGCGGGAGATTCTCAAACCGCATTGGAAGATCCTACAAGTCTGGTTTTGACAGAGTCCTTGGCCAGGAAAATCTTTAACCACGAAAATGCAATGGGTCAGCAACTGATCCATGGTGATCAGGTCTATCAGGTGACAGGGGTAATAAAAGACCCACCTAAGAACACCTCATTTCCTCTTGAGTTTGTCATGAATGCTGAGGGAGAGAACTGGTACAAAGAGTCCATGAATCGGGAAAAATGGAGAAGCAACGGGTACAACACCTTCTTTACCCTAAACGAAGGAAGTGATCTTTCACTACTCGAAAGTAAGATGCCGAAGTTGCTTGAAAAGTACTGGATTAACCTTGAGTTGTACCCTCAGCAGTACAGATTCGAAGCACTCAAAGACGTTCACTTGCAATCAGAATTCAACTTTGATTTTGCAGGAAAGGGAAGCAAAAAACAACTCCTCCTCTTTTCAACCATTGTCTTGCTTATTCTCATTCTGGCCCTTGTCAACTATACCAATCTGGCAGTTGCACGATCAATGAGTCGCTCAAAGGAGGTTGGCTTGAGAAAGACGGTTGGAGCGGGGAGAGGACAGTTGATCTTCCAATTCTTATTCGAGTCCACTTTCCTCACGTTTATCGCGATGATTGTTGCACTTCTTATCACCTCTGTATCGCTACCCATTTTTGGAGAACTTTTGGAAAGGCCTCTTCAACTGGAGATGGAGGCGCTAGTGACTGCAGCCCCATACCTCTTGGGACTTGTATTCTTTTTAGGAATTCTTTCAGGCTATTACCCCGCTTTTTTGACCTCTCGACTTCAGCCTATTAACGCGCTAAAAGGCAAGACCAAAGGCTTAACCAAAAGTCGTCTTCAAAAATGGTTGATTGTCGGCCAGTATGCGGTTTCAATTGCCATGATCATCTGCGCCATAGAGGCTAATCAGCAGTTTCAGTTCATTCAGGATAAAGATTTGGGGTTCCAAAAAGAAAACATTCTTACCCTACGAAATAGAAGTCGTGAAGTCACCGACAACTTTGAAGTACTTAAAAGTCAATGGCTCAATCATCCTAACATACTGGCCGTCGCAGGTTCGCAAAATCTGCCAATAAACCTACGTCAGGGTACTGTGGTCAATGATGATCAGGGAGGAGATCCCAACGACGATTTACACATCTATCAAATGCGAGCTGGTTACGATTTCCTGGATCTCTACGACATAGAGTTACTTGCAGGTAGAGGTTTTTCGAGGGAATTGAACGATTCACTAAACCTGTGCATCATCAATGAAACCACAGCCAAAGCGATGGGCTGGACTCCAAATGAGGCTGTCGGCAAGCGTTTTACAGAAGACTGGGACCTAAAGTATCGAGAGGTTATTGGAGTAATCAAAGACTTTCACATGCACTCGATGCATATGGAAATTGAACCGATGTTTATCGAACGAAGGAGTGCCAGGTCTTTTAGATATATCTCACTAGAGATAAAACCAGAAAATCTTCAAGAAACCATTGCTTACCTCGAAGAAACAATCAAACCCTATTCTTCTTACCCTTTCGATGCGAGGCTGCTGTCAGATCGGTATGACCAACTGTACGCTGAAGACATCAGTCAAAGCAAGATCTTCAACTTCTTTACGCTACTGGCCATTGTCATTGCCTCTCTTGGCCTCTTCGGGCTAGCCACCTACACCATTCACTTGAGAGTGAAAGAGGTCGGAATAAGAAAAGTTTTAGGTGCTTCCATATCCAGCATTGTATCACTGGTATCATTGGATTTTCTAAAACTGGTTGGCTTAGGATTTCTGATTGCCATCCCCTTAGCATGGATGGCTGTAGAGGAGTGGCTGGAAGATTTTTCCTATCACATCGCCATCCAGTGGTGGGTCTTTGCACTATCTGGCATTATAGCAGTAATCATCGCTTGTCTTACCATAAGCGCCCAATCGATCAAAATAGCATTATCAGATCCTGCTGAAATTCTAAAAGATGAATAG
- a CDS encoding N-acyl homoserine lactonase family protein — translation MKKLNLLLSICIITLVSACGGSTNQSEESSDPETEESSDPEIKLYVFEVGDILVKDISLFNPGVDTGQTKNFTNSAYLIRHPKGDLIWDTGLPDALAQAPDGNDSQAFLMKMPKTLSAQLEEINVSPTDIEFLAVSHLHGDHTGNMNLFTSATLLLQSEEYEGLFEGETVAPAVDSLRNNEFVKLTGDHDVFGDGSVVIKRAPGHTAGHQVLYVNLPETGPIVLSGDLYHFTKNRELRGVPAFNADKEQTLKSMDSVEAFLKEQSAVLWIQHDKEQNEGIAHSPEFHK, via the coding sequence ATGAAAAAACTTAACCTCCTACTATCTATTTGTATCATCACACTCGTTTCAGCTTGTGGTGGATCCACCAATCAATCAGAAGAATCTTCTGACCCTGAAACAGAAGAATCTTCTGACCCTGAAATTAAGCTTTACGTTTTTGAAGTAGGCGATATTTTGGTGAAAGATATCTCCCTATTTAACCCCGGTGTAGATACAGGACAAACAAAGAACTTCACAAATTCTGCATACTTAATCAGACACCCAAAAGGAGATCTCATTTGGGACACAGGCCTTCCAGATGCTCTTGCTCAAGCTCCTGATGGGAATGATTCGCAAGCTTTTCTCATGAAAATGCCAAAGACTTTGAGCGCTCAGCTAGAAGAGATTAATGTGTCTCCGACAGATATAGAATTTCTTGCGGTTTCCCATTTGCATGGCGATCATACTGGAAATATGAATTTATTCACTTCGGCTACTTTGTTATTGCAAAGTGAGGAATACGAAGGATTGTTTGAAGGTGAGACGGTAGCTCCTGCTGTTGATTCATTGCGGAATAATGAGTTTGTAAAACTCACTGGCGATCATGATGTATTTGGAGATGGAAGTGTTGTTATCAAACGTGCTCCCGGTCACACGGCTGGTCATCAAGTCCTTTATGTGAATCTTCCAGAAACTGGACCAATTGTGTTGTCAGGAGACTTGTATCATTTTACTAAAAACAGAGAATTGCGAGGCGTTCCAGCTTTTAATGCAGATAAAGAGCAAACCTTAAAATCCATGGATTCGGTAGAGGCATTTTTGAAAGAACAGAGTGCTGTACTATGGATACAGCATGATAAAGAGCAAAATGAAGGCATTGCACACTCGCCAGAGTTTCATAAATGA
- a CDS encoding antibiotic biosynthesis monooxygenase — protein MIARIWHGWTLPRDADDYEMLIKVEVFEKVEKKKIPGYRGAQLLRHDHADEVEFVSIIWFEKLENVASFVGDDLEKAHVPDRCKSKLLRFDTQVKHFEMKYETKK, from the coding sequence ATGATAGCACGAATATGGCACGGTTGGACCCTTCCAAGAGATGCTGATGACTATGAAATGTTGATAAAAGTTGAGGTGTTTGAGAAGGTAGAGAAGAAAAAAATACCAGGTTATAGAGGAGCTCAGTTACTCAGACATGATCATGCAGATGAAGTTGAATTTGTTTCTATCATATGGTTTGAAAAATTAGAAAATGTAGCCTCCTTTGTAGGGGATGATCTGGAAAAAGCTCATGTTCCTGATCGCTGTAAATCAAAATTGCTGCGATTTGATACTCAGGTCAAGCATTTCGAAATGAAGTATGAGACAAAGAAATGA
- a CDS encoding PadR family transcriptional regulator — MSKEHLGEFEELVLLMIVLLKDDAYGLAIRNALKEHANRTVTIGGVHGTVNRLQGKGFIESNLGGASELRGGRHKRLFTITSSGKSMLEKSQEMKISLWSKIPDFALQNTKG, encoded by the coding sequence ATGAGCAAGGAACATTTAGGTGAATTTGAGGAGTTAGTTTTATTGATGATTGTTCTTCTTAAAGATGATGCATATGGATTGGCCATTCGCAATGCATTGAAGGAACACGCAAATAGAACAGTTACCATTGGCGGGGTGCATGGTACAGTGAATAGACTTCAAGGCAAAGGGTTTATTGAATCCAATTTAGGAGGTGCTTCCGAATTGCGAGGCGGTAGACATAAACGGCTTTTTACCATTACTTCTTCTGGTAAAAGCATGTTAGAGAAAAGTCAGGAAATGAAGATTTCCCTGTGGTCTAAAATCCCCGATTTTGCACTTCAAAATACGAAAGGCTAG
- a CDS encoding ABC transporter permease — MNNHPPKFFLRFFRWFCHPGLQKPVEGDLTELYEERVKEFGKQKADRLFIKDVILLFRKDIIKPAHGTYRLTNYGMFKHNLKLALRSFKRFKTSFLINLVGLSSGLASVFLIYLWINDELSMDTFHENDDQLYQVMQNINNPDGVMTIEYTQALLGQALVEEMPEVEMAASVVPVGSYGSDRIIQHENKKLKILDQYASKDFFNVFSYPLLFGKASEVLKTKDQIVISQVFSEKLFGSDVDPTGETVKILEEDEPQSFIVSGVFRNLPRNSSKKFDVILSLDLFLERHPHVLKWENSDPETYLILKENTDIATLSQKVEKFVATKEEGYRHTHFIQKYSDRYLNGKYENGVPIGGRIQYVKLFSIIAGLVLLIACINFMNLSTARASRRLKEIGVKKAMGAKRGSLISQYYIEAFLMTSIAIVVASAIVLLILPAFNTLTGKALEIGWNSGLAFSILSIGTITALLSGSYPALYLSGFDPIKIFRGKVTGSISDLWARRGLVIFQFSISILLITSVAVISSQINFIQNKNLGFKKDHVIYFNIDGELQKSATSFISDLKKETGVINAAMFGHDFLGGSGGTSGIRWEGKGEDEYIQFNNLEVGYGLIETFGLELVEGRTFSREFGDESSKILFNEKAIEAMGLEDPIGKIVNLWGRNREIIGVVKNFHFKSLHEEISPCFFQLDGPLSTIVVRIQSGNELETIDRIEKLYRDRNPGLTFNFKFFDQEYNALYHAEQQIASLSKSFGAVAILISCLGLFGLVAFTSERRQKEIGIRKVLGSSEYRLVILLTSDFSKMVGIAIFISLPVSYFLMKFWLESFAYRIELNLWFFIGSGIFSMLIALLTMSAQTIKAAKANPVEALKTE; from the coding sequence ATGAATAACCACCCTCCAAAATTTTTCCTCCGTTTCTTCCGATGGTTTTGCCATCCAGGCTTGCAAAAACCTGTGGAAGGTGACCTAACGGAACTGTACGAAGAGCGGGTGAAGGAGTTTGGAAAACAAAAAGCAGATAGGTTATTCATAAAAGATGTAATCCTACTTTTCAGAAAAGACATTATCAAGCCAGCACATGGCACATACAGATTAACTAACTACGGTATGTTTAAACACAACTTAAAGCTCGCCCTAAGAAGTTTCAAACGCTTCAAAACTTCTTTTCTTATCAACTTAGTTGGTCTGTCTAGTGGGCTCGCGTCTGTCTTTCTCATTTATCTATGGATCAATGATGAACTGTCTATGGACACATTTCATGAGAACGATGATCAACTGTATCAGGTAATGCAGAACATCAACAACCCCGACGGTGTAATGACCATAGAATATACGCAAGCACTTCTTGGTCAGGCACTAGTTGAGGAGATGCCTGAAGTAGAAATGGCAGCTTCTGTTGTCCCCGTTGGATCGTATGGGTCCGATAGAATTATTCAACATGAAAATAAGAAGTTGAAAATACTAGATCAGTATGCCAGTAAGGACTTCTTTAATGTATTCTCTTACCCTCTCTTATTTGGAAAAGCTTCTGAAGTACTAAAAACTAAAGATCAGATAGTCATCTCTCAAGTTTTTTCTGAAAAACTATTCGGCTCTGACGTAGACCCTACGGGTGAAACTGTAAAAATCTTAGAAGAGGATGAGCCTCAGTCCTTCATAGTATCAGGTGTCTTCAGAAACCTTCCAAGGAATTCAAGCAAAAAATTTGATGTGATATTAAGTCTGGACCTTTTTCTGGAAAGACACCCACATGTCCTAAAGTGGGAAAATAGTGACCCAGAGACCTATTTAATTTTAAAAGAGAATACAGATATTGCTACACTTTCACAGAAAGTAGAAAAATTCGTTGCAACCAAAGAAGAAGGCTATCGGCATACGCACTTTATCCAGAAATATTCTGATAGATATCTCAATGGAAAGTATGAAAATGGTGTGCCCATCGGAGGACGAATTCAGTATGTTAAGTTATTCTCCATCATAGCCGGTTTAGTACTTTTGATCGCCTGCATCAATTTCATGAATCTCTCCACAGCCAGAGCTTCCAGAAGGTTGAAAGAAATAGGCGTGAAGAAGGCAATGGGTGCAAAAAGAGGTTCACTCATTTCTCAGTATTACATTGAGGCATTTTTGATGACTTCTATTGCGATTGTAGTTGCTAGTGCAATTGTCTTGCTGATACTTCCTGCTTTTAATACGCTCACCGGAAAAGCACTCGAAATAGGCTGGAATAGCGGTTTAGCTTTCTCTATTTTATCAATTGGAACCATCACAGCCCTTCTTTCTGGCAGCTATCCAGCGCTATACCTATCGGGTTTTGATCCCATCAAAATTTTCAGAGGAAAAGTAACAGGTTCAATAAGTGATCTATGGGCCCGTAGAGGATTGGTAATTTTTCAATTCTCGATCTCCATTTTACTAATTACCTCTGTTGCAGTGATCTCCTCACAGATCAACTTCATTCAAAATAAAAATCTTGGTTTCAAAAAAGACCATGTGATCTACTTCAACATAGATGGAGAGTTGCAAAAAAGTGCAACCTCTTTTATCAGTGATTTAAAAAAGGAAACCGGTGTAATCAATGCTGCCATGTTTGGTCATGACTTTCTGGGAGGTAGTGGTGGTACATCTGGCATCAGATGGGAAGGAAAAGGAGAAGACGAGTATATTCAGTTTAATAACCTTGAAGTAGGCTATGGTCTGATTGAAACCTTTGGACTGGAACTCGTTGAAGGTCGAACGTTTTCTCGTGAGTTCGGCGATGAAAGTTCTAAAATTCTTTTTAATGAAAAGGCAATTGAAGCAATGGGGCTGGAAGATCCGATAGGCAAAATCGTTAACCTCTGGGGTCGAAACAGAGAAATAATTGGAGTAGTGAAAAACTTTCATTTCAAATCACTACACGAAGAAATCAGCCCATGTTTCTTTCAGCTTGATGGGCCATTGTCTACAATTGTTGTCAGAATACAATCAGGAAATGAATTGGAAACCATTGATCGAATTGAGAAGCTTTATCGAGATCGCAATCCGGGTCTGACCTTCAACTTCAAATTCTTTGATCAGGAGTATAACGCACTGTATCATGCAGAGCAGCAAATCGCAAGCCTTTCCAAATCCTTTGGTGCAGTAGCGATTCTTATTTCATGTCTTGGACTGTTTGGACTTGTTGCATTCACTTCTGAAAGGAGACAAAAGGAAATTGGCATCAGAAAAGTGCTGGGTTCCAGTGAGTATCGACTAGTGATACTTCTAACCAGCGATTTCTCAAAAATGGTTGGAATTGCTATTTTCATATCTCTCCCAGTGAGCTACTTCCTGATGAAATTCTGGCTAGAGTCCTTCGCCTATCGAATTGAGCTTAATCTTTGGTTTTTCATTGGTTCAGGCATTTTCTCAATGCTGATCGCCTTGCTTACCATGAGTGCTCAAACTATAAAAGCAGCAAAAGCAAATCCGGTAGAAGCCTTGAAAACAGAATAG
- a CDS encoding ABC transporter permease encodes MNSQPPKYFLRFFRWFCHPRLQKPVEGDLMELYQERVKELGKKKADRQFIKDVLLLFRKDIIKPTDGTYRLNNYGMFKNYFKVGYRNLIRNKSHGFINIGGLSIAMTVVILISLWITDELSFNHNHKEHQRTAKVLKKRTLNGDTQVRFALPIPIVDELDDNYRDDLKNVTVAAWQGSSLVDTKDKQLNLIGNYMSANAPKLLDLDMKAGSHESLSEKFSVMVSVQAANSLFDSEDVIGKQLIIDGEVTMNITGVYKDLPSQSSFHGLSFIGNFEGYASTQDWIQRAIKNRRWDSNFCQVFVQLQDNASWQSANKKIEKLIYNNSSDRDKQNNPIVFLHPMDDWHLRSNWENGEQTGGAILYVWLFGVIAVFILFLACINFMNLSTAQAEKRAKEVGIRKSLGSLRSQLIGQFLIESFLIVSLSFVISVFLVNIVLPYFNMLSGKQMNFPFSQSFFWLSAALFIAFTSLVSASYPAFYLSGFRPVKVLKGTFKTGRASAVFRRILVVGQFAVSITLIAGTFIVYQQINHSKNRPIGYDAKNLLSVRSSPEAFRNKHHVIQDELLKTGAVISMSQSSSPLTELNSSTGGFSWEGKDPDLKVNFVFSYVTHEFGKTVGWNIRSGRDFKNQKSDEKAYVINQAAADFIGLTDPVGKSLAWYDGPHKIIGVVDNLILESPFQQIEPAIYTMNMEETEWMQIKLAENQPTAESIARVEEVFQKIMPNVPFGFEFISSLHGEKFASISQVGNLSSIFTFLAIFISSLGLFGLASYVVERKTKEIGIRKVLGAKASRIVLSLSLDFAKMVIIASIIAVPISYIVGHRWLESFAYRINLEWWYFALAGFIALIIAGITVSSKTIQAATANPVKSLKDE; translated from the coding sequence ATGAATAGCCAACCACCCAAATATTTCCTCCGCTTCTTCCGGTGGTTTTGCCATCCTCGATTGCAGAAACCCGTGGAAGGCGACCTCATGGAACTCTATCAGGAGCGGGTAAAGGAATTGGGAAAAAAGAAAGCGGATCGACAATTCATCAAAGATGTATTGCTCCTTTTCAGAAAAGATATTATTAAGCCAACAGATGGCACTTACAGATTAAATAACTACGGTATGTTTAAAAATTATTTCAAAGTCGGATACAGAAACCTCATTCGAAATAAATCTCACGGATTCATCAACATTGGTGGCCTATCGATCGCCATGACAGTGGTCATTTTAATAAGTCTTTGGATCACAGACGAACTCAGTTTCAATCATAATCATAAAGAGCACCAGCGAACTGCAAAAGTGCTGAAAAAACGTACCCTAAACGGAGACACGCAGGTACGTTTTGCATTGCCAATTCCAATTGTGGATGAGCTAGATGATAATTACAGAGATGACCTTAAAAATGTAACTGTAGCAGCATGGCAAGGGTCATCTCTTGTTGATACAAAAGACAAACAGCTTAATCTGATTGGCAATTACATGAGTGCCAATGCTCCAAAGCTCTTGGATCTGGATATGAAGGCAGGTTCGCATGAATCGCTTTCTGAAAAATTTAGTGTAATGGTATCTGTTCAAGCCGCCAATTCCCTTTTTGATTCAGAAGATGTCATCGGAAAACAGCTAATCATAGATGGAGAAGTCACAATGAACATCACTGGAGTTTATAAAGATTTACCCTCACAATCTTCCTTTCATGGACTATCATTTATTGGAAATTTCGAAGGTTATGCCTCTACCCAAGATTGGATTCAACGCGCTATAAAGAACAGGAGATGGGATAGTAATTTTTGTCAAGTTTTTGTTCAGCTTCAAGATAACGCCTCATGGCAGTCTGCTAATAAGAAGATCGAAAAATTGATCTACAATAATTCTAGTGATAGAGATAAACAGAACAATCCCATCGTATTCCTCCACCCAATGGACGACTGGCACTTGAGGTCCAACTGGGAAAATGGAGAGCAAACAGGGGGTGCAATTCTATATGTTTGGCTTTTTGGCGTAATTGCTGTTTTTATATTGTTTCTGGCATGCATCAACTTTATGAACTTGAGTACTGCTCAAGCTGAAAAAAGAGCCAAAGAAGTTGGCATCAGAAAGTCATTGGGATCGCTTCGTTCGCAGCTAATCGGCCAATTCCTGATAGAGTCTTTTTTGATTGTCTCTCTATCCTTTGTCATATCTGTGTTCTTGGTAAACATTGTCCTGCCATACTTCAATATGCTATCAGGCAAGCAAATGAATTTCCCATTTTCACAATCATTTTTTTGGCTATCCGCTGCTCTTTTTATTGCTTTTACAAGTCTTGTATCAGCTAGCTACCCAGCTTTTTATCTATCAGGTTTTAGACCTGTAAAAGTGCTGAAAGGTACATTCAAAACAGGAAGAGCTTCTGCTGTCTTTCGTAGGATATTGGTTGTTGGACAGTTTGCTGTCAGTATTACATTGATTGCTGGAACTTTCATTGTGTATCAGCAAATAAATCATAGCAAAAATCGGCCGATTGGATACGATGCTAAAAACCTTTTATCTGTACGTTCTTCGCCAGAAGCATTTAGGAACAAACATCATGTCATTCAGGATGAATTGCTGAAAACTGGTGCAGTAATTTCTATGTCACAATCATCAAGTCCCTTGACGGAGCTAAATAGCTCAACAGGTGGGTTTAGCTGGGAAGGAAAAGATCCGGACTTGAAAGTAAATTTTGTCTTCTCATATGTCACTCACGAGTTTGGTAAAACTGTAGGTTGGAACATTCGTTCAGGACGAGATTTTAAAAATCAAAAATCGGATGAAAAAGCATATGTCATCAACCAAGCTGCAGCAGATTTCATAGGTCTAACAGATCCTGTAGGCAAAAGTTTAGCATGGTACGATGGCCCACATAAAATCATAGGTGTTGTTGATAACCTAATCCTTGAGTCACCTTTCCAACAAATAGAACCAGCGATTTATACCATGAATATGGAGGAAACAGAGTGGATGCAAATCAAGCTTGCTGAAAATCAACCAACAGCTGAGTCTATTGCCAGAGTTGAGGAAGTTTTTCAAAAAATTATGCCCAATGTCCCGTTCGGTTTTGAATTTATTTCAAGCCTTCACGGAGAAAAATTTGCTTCTATCTCCCAGGTTGGCAATCTCTCAAGCATATTCACCTTCCTCGCTATTTTCATTAGCTCACTTGGGCTATTCGGACTGGCATCTTATGTAGTGGAAAGGAAAACGAAAGAGATTGGGATACGCAAAGTACTTGGAGCAAAGGCCAGTAGAATTGTTTTATCACTGTCCTTGGATTTTGCTAAAATGGTGATCATAGCTTCTATCATTGCTGTTCCTATAAGTTACATAGTTGGCCATCGCTGGCTCGAAAGCTTTGCCTATCGAATCAATCTGGAGTGGTGGTATTTTGCTCTTGCAGGGTTCATCGCCCTTATAATTGCCGGTATTACTGTAAGCAGTAAAACCATTCAAGCGGCTACAGCAAATCCTGTTAAATCATTGAAAGATGAATAA